TCGGTGGCCGGCTTCGACAGCCGGGTCTCCAGCGAGACGTTGGTCGTCTTCCAGATGAACTTCCCCGCCTCGGCGTACACGGTCTGCCCGGCATCGAGCTGGCACACGACCATCTGCATGGCGTTGCCCACGAGCTTGTGCTCCACCGCCACCCGTGCCTCCTTCCGCCCTCTTGGGGCGAGGGTACCGCCGGCGCGCCGTCGTGAGGCCGGTGACTTAGCGGGCAATTGCCTCATATCTCCAGATTCAGGTCAGGGGAAAGGATTGGTCGGGGGCCGCGGTGAATTACCTCCGCCGAACACAACTGATTGCCGCGTCCATCACGGCGCCGGAGGGAGACCATGCAGGTACGCAAGAGCTACGCATTTCTCGGCGCGGGCGCCCTGGCCGTGACCGGCGCCCTGGCGGCGGTTACCCCGGGCGCGACGGCACGCCCGACCACCTGGGCGGCGACGCACACCCAGGCCCTCAACCTCAACGCACGCGCCCTGGGGGCGGCGCCCGAGGGCCAGTCGCTCAGTCTGGGCGTGGCGCTCCCGCTGCGGAACAAGGCGGCTCTCGACCGGCTGGTGCAGGCGCAGTCGACCGGCTCGCACGCCCCGCTCACCCCGGCCCAGGTGAACGCCGAGTTCGGCCCGACGTCCGCCACGATCAACGCGGTGGAGGGGTATCTCACCTCGGAGGGGTTCACGGGGGTGAGCGCGGCGCCCAACGGGCTGCTGG
This genomic stretch from Acidimicrobiales bacterium harbors:
- a CDS encoding protease pro-enzyme activation domain-containing protein, producing MQVRKSYAFLGAGALAVTGALAAVTPGATARPTTWAATHTQALNLNARALGAAPEGQSLSLGVALPLRNKAALDRLVQAQSTGSHAPLTPAQVNAEFGPTSATINAVEGYLTSEGFTGVSAAPNGLL